A single genomic interval of Malania oleifera isolate guangnan ecotype guangnan chromosome 11, ASM2987363v1, whole genome shotgun sequence harbors:
- the LOC131168423 gene encoding protein trichome birefringence-like 35 codes for MIHRLNRKKAHLPLLAFLCAVFIVCSILHNERRIQQIHRSPNHHHRHQEALITTSAPNLSTRQKQAPVVLDRFTTCSFTRNYSGRKAGWVERAPEYGYRRENLESCDIFSGKWVYDNSSYPLYNESDCPYMSDQLACHKHGRSDLDYQNWRWQPHNCNLKRWNVTEMWMKLRGKRLMFVGDSLNRGQWISMVCLLQSVIPADKRSMSPNAHLTIFRAEEYNATVEFLWAPLLVDSNSDDPVNHRLEERIMRPDSLLRHASEWQHADVLVFNTYLWWRQGPVKLLWSTEANRVCEELNGLGAMELAMEAWANWVATKFDPIKQQVFFVTMSPTHLWSREWEPGSQGNCYNEKIPINLEGYWGSGSDLPTMRMVEKVLNKLSSKVVILNITQLSEYRKDGHPSIYRKFWEALSPQQLSKPESYSDCIHWCLPGVPDVWNELLFHFL; via the exons ATGATCCATAGACTGAACAGAAAGAAGGCCCATTTACCCCTGCTAGCCTTCCTCTGCGCCGTCTTCATAGTATGTTCAATCCTCCACAACGAACGCAGAATTCAGCAAATCCACCGAAGCCCAAATCACCATCACCGTCATCAGGAAGCTTTAATTACAACTTCAGCTCCAAATCTTTCTACCCGCCAGAAGCAAGCTCCAG TGGTCTTGGATAGATTCACTACATGCAGCTTCACTCGAAATTATAGTGGTAGGAAGGCTGGGTGGGTTGAACGTGCGCCGGAGTACGGGTACCGGAGAGAAAATCTGGAGAGCTGTGACATATTTTCCGGTAAATGGGTCTACGACAACAGTTCTTATCCCCTGTACAATGAATCGGATTGCCCGTACATGTCCGACCAATTAGCATGTCACAAACATGGAAGGTCTGATTTGGATTACCAGAACTGGAGATGGCAACCCCATAACTGCAATTTGAAGag GTGGAATGTGACTGAAATGTGGATGAAGTTGAGGGGAAAGAGGCTAATGTTCGTAGGGGATTCATTGAACAGAGGACAATGGATATCCATGGTGTGTTTGTTGCAATCAGTGATTCCAGCTGATAAGAGGTCAATGTCACCAAACGCCCATCTTACCATCTTCAGAGCAGAA GAATACAATGCCACTGTAGAGTTTCTCTGGGCGCCACTTCTTGTAGATTCTAATTCTGATGATCCAGTCAATCATAGATTGGAAGAACGCATAATGCGTCCAGATTCACTTCTCAGGCATGCATCCGAATGGCAGCATGCTGATGTACTGGTTTTTAATACATACTTGTGGTGGAGACAAGGCCCAGTTAAGCTGTT ATGGAGTACTGAAGCAAATAGAGTCTGTGAAGAATTAAATGGGCTAGGAGCCATGGAGCTGGCCATGGAAGCATGGGCAAACTGGGTGGCTACTAAATTTGACCCCATTAAGCAGCAAGTTTTCTTTGTTACCATGTCTCCAACACATCTCTG GAGCCGAGAATGGGAACCTGGAAGTCAAGGCAATTGCTACAATGAGAAAATCCCCATCAATTTAGAGGGCTATTGGGGAAGTGGTTCTGACTTGCCTACAATGCGCATGGTCGAGAAAGTGCTGAACAAGTTAAGTTCGAAGGTTGTCATCCTCAATATCACTCAGCTCTCAGAGTACAGAAAAGATGGTCATCCCTCCATTTACCGCAAATTCTGGGAGGCATTGAGCCCACAACAGTTATCAAAACCTGAGAGTTATTCTGATTGTATACATTGGTGCTTGCCAGGGGTGCCTGATGTGTGGAATGAGTTGCTATTCCACTTCTTGTAA